One Methanobacterium bryantii genomic window carries:
- a CDS encoding phosphate ABC transporter substrate-binding protein: MNMNRKYKYGIVIAIIIIIAYLTIIPSSQYERIQIAGSTSVQPVAEALADAYMEKHPNVRINVQGGGSSLGVSSVSQGITEIGTSSRDLTPQEKEGLIEYEIGKEGIVIAVNNNNNVTTLSTEQVRGIFNGAITNWNQVGGSDTQIHVVTREEGSGTRSSFENLIMDDTKIKSDAVVQSSTESVKQVVKQDPGAIGFVSLAHMSSDVTALKINGVGPSTQTVANGSYKLQTAFLFVVKGEPQGTVKDFIDFTLSPEGQAIVKSQNIVPVNM, translated from the coding sequence ATGAACATGAATCGGAAATACAAGTATGGAATAGTAATTGCCATCATTATAATTATCGCTTATCTAACAATTATCCCATCAAGTCAATATGAAAGAATACAAATTGCAGGTTCTACATCGGTACAACCTGTAGCTGAGGCATTAGCTGATGCTTACATGGAAAAGCATCCCAACGTTAGAATAAACGTGCAGGGTGGAGGATCCAGTTTAGGTGTAAGCAGTGTTTCACAAGGTATAACTGAAATAGGTACAAGTTCAAGAGATTTAACGCCACAGGAAAAAGAAGGGCTTATAGAATATGAAATAGGAAAAGAAGGTATTGTCATCGCTGTTAATAACAACAACAATGTAACCACATTAAGTACCGAACAGGTTAGAGGTATCTTCAACGGTGCTATTACAAACTGGAACCAGGTTGGAGGATCTGACACACAGATCCATGTTGTAACCCGGGAAGAAGGATCAGGTACACGGTCATCTTTTGAGAATTTAATAATGGACGATACGAAAATCAAGTCTGATGCAGTGGTCCAGAGTTCAACTGAATCTGTTAAACAGGTAGTTAAACAGGATCCAGGTGCAATAGGATTTGTTTCATTAGCTCATATGAGCAGCGATGTTACAGCTTTAAAAATTAATGGAGTTGGCCCTTCAACACAAACCGTGGCAAATGGATCTTATAAACTACAAACTGCATTCCTTTTTGTGGTTAAAGGGGAACCACAGGGAACAGTTAAAGACTTCATTGACTTTACATTAAGTCCTGAAGGACAGGCTATAGTAAAGAGCCAGAATATTGTTCCGGTTAATATGTAA
- the pstC gene encoding phosphate ABC transporter permease subunit PstC yields the protein MKKYEEFLVEKGLFIMAILSIVVIVLIIGFIFQQGFPAMDQIGILKFIFGMNWSPSEDQYGVFTMIIGSLGITALSLLFAVPLSLCCAIFLAELAPRTVRRILKPVIETLAGIPSVVYGFFGLIVLVPIMRVYFGGTGFSMLAASLILTVMVLPTIISISEDALKSVPVEYKEASLALGATHWQTIRNVIFPAAIPGIITAIILGMGRAIGETLAVIMVAGNVAQIPNSIFDPVRALTSNIALEMGYATGLHYSALFATGIVLFIMIIILLIIANYFHYKKKVVIGGGYL from the coding sequence ATGAAGAAATATGAAGAATTTCTAGTGGAAAAGGGGCTTTTCATAATGGCCATTTTGTCCATTGTAGTGATAGTTCTGATCATAGGATTTATATTCCAGCAAGGTTTCCCAGCAATGGATCAGATTGGAATCTTGAAGTTTATATTTGGAATGAACTGGTCGCCGTCTGAGGATCAGTACGGTGTTTTTACAATGATCATTGGATCATTGGGTATAACTGCCCTTTCACTGCTATTTGCAGTGCCATTATCATTGTGTTGTGCAATCTTTCTGGCAGAACTTGCACCTCGTACAGTGAGAAGGATTTTAAAGCCAGTTATTGAAACTCTCGCAGGTATACCTTCTGTTGTATACGGATTCTTTGGGCTTATAGTACTTGTCCCAATTATGAGGGTATATTTTGGGGGGACTGGTTTCAGCATGCTTGCTGCATCTTTAATTCTTACAGTAATGGTTCTTCCGACAATAATTAGTATATCTGAAGACGCATTAAAGTCTGTTCCTGTAGAATATAAAGAAGCATCTCTTGCACTTGGTGCAACTCACTGGCAAACAATAAGGAATGTTATTTTTCCGGCAGCTATTCCTGGAATTATAACTGCAATAATACTTGGAATGGGCAGGGCAATTGGTGAAACACTTGCTGTGATTATGGTTGCAGGAAATGTTGCACAGATTCCAAATTCAATATTTGACCCAGTAAGAGCATTAACATCAAATATAGCCCTTGAAATGGGTTATGCAACTGGATTACATTACAGTGCACTGTTTGCAACAGGAATAGTTCTGTTTATCATGATAATCATCCTTCTTATAATAGCTAACTACTTCCACTATAAGAAGAAGGTTGTAATCGGGGGAGGATATTTATAA
- the pstA gene encoding phosphate ABC transporter permease PstA yields MLNIKIMSPKMSQRIMKGVFWASGILTVILLLIIIGYILYKGLPVVNMSFIFSNPVDSGKSGGIFPMIVSSLYVTFLAVIIATPLGVGAAVYLSEYAGENNLVKLIRFGAETLASIPSIVYGLFGLAFFVVYLGLGWCVLSGGLILAIMALPTILQVAEVSLEAVPASYREGSLAIGATKWQTIYNVVLPAAVPGITTGVILGLARAISEAAAIMFAVGAALSVPISIFDPARPLPLHLYILATEGISLDNAYGTAAVLVLIVLIITVVTNTLVERYSKKMMGR; encoded by the coding sequence ATGTTAAATATTAAAATAATGTCTCCTAAAATGTCTCAAAGGATTATGAAAGGAGTCTTTTGGGCATCAGGGATATTAACAGTTATTCTATTGCTCATTATTATAGGGTATATACTTTATAAGGGGTTACCTGTTGTAAATATGAGTTTCATATTCAGTAACCCTGTAGATTCTGGTAAATCTGGAGGTATATTCCCAATGATAGTGTCAAGTTTATACGTGACATTTTTAGCAGTTATTATTGCGACCCCTCTTGGTGTTGGGGCAGCAGTGTACCTTTCAGAATATGCTGGAGAAAATAATCTGGTTAAACTCATAAGATTTGGAGCAGAAACACTGGCATCTATTCCTTCAATTGTATATGGGCTATTTGGGCTGGCGTTTTTTGTTGTCTATCTTGGACTTGGATGGTGTGTACTATCTGGTGGTTTAATACTGGCAATTATGGCGCTCCCTACAATATTACAGGTAGCTGAAGTTTCACTGGAAGCTGTACCTGCATCATACAGGGAAGGAAGTCTTGCAATAGGTGCTACCAAGTGGCAAACAATTTATAATGTTGTTTTGCCTGCAGCAGTTCCAGGGATTACTACTGGTGTGATACTTGGACTTGCAAGGGCTATTTCAGAGGCAGCCGCAATTATGTTTGCAGTAGGCGCGGCACTATCTGTTCCTATTTCCATTTTTGATCCAGCAAGGCCTCTTCCACTGCACCTTTATATTTTAGCAACTGAGGGTATATCCCTTGACAATGCATATGGAACTGCAGCTGTACTGGTGCTTATAGTTCTCATAATAACCGTTGTTACAAATACATTAGTTGAAAGATACTCTAAAAAGATGATGGGGCGATAG
- the pstB gene encoding phosphate ABC transporter ATP-binding protein PstB, protein MDYRIEVEDLNVYFDEAHILKDINIKIHKNTVTSLIGPSGCGKSTFVRTLNRMNDLIDTFKLDGSVLLDGQDIYDPKLDVVDLRKKVGMVFQKPNPFPKSIFDNVAYGLRVHGIEDKSVLAERVEESLKGAALWDEVKDKLDKSAMGLSGGQQQRLCIARTIAVNPEVILMDEPASALDPISTTKIEDLIHKLKNDYTIIIVTHNMQQATRVSKYTAFFLHGEIVESGLTDKIFIEPEDKRTEDYITGRFG, encoded by the coding sequence ATGGATTATCGAATTGAAGTTGAAGACTTAAACGTTTACTTTGACGAAGCACATATTTTAAAGGATATCAACATTAAAATCCATAAAAATACTGTTACTTCACTTATAGGACCTTCTGGTTGTGGAAAATCAACATTTGTACGTACTTTAAACCGTATGAATGACCTTATTGATACATTCAAATTGGATGGAAGTGTTCTTTTAGACGGCCAGGATATTTATGATCCAAAGTTAGATGTGGTTGACTTAAGAAAAAAGGTAGGAATGGTATTTCAAAAGCCAAATCCGTTTCCAAAGTCTATATTTGATAATGTAGCCTATGGTCTCAGGGTACATGGAATTGAAGATAAATCAGTACTGGCTGAAAGAGTTGAAGAAAGTTTAAAAGGTGCTGCACTGTGGGATGAGGTCAAGGATAAGCTGGATAAATCAGCTATGGGACTTTCAGGAGGTCAGCAGCAGAGACTATGTATAGCAAGGACCATTGCAGTAAATCCGGAAGTTATATTAATGGACGAACCTGCATCAGCACTTGATCCTATATCAACAACAAAAATAGAGGACTTAATTCACAAACTGAAAAATGATTACACCATAATCATTGTTACACACAACATGCAGCAAGCTACAAGGGTTTCTAAATACACAGCATTTTTCTTACATGGAGAAATCGTAGAAAGCGGACTCACCGATAAAATATTCATAGAGCCTGAAGATAAGCGTACAGAAGATTATATAACTGGTAGATTTGGTTAA
- a CDS encoding phosphate signaling complex PhoU family protein produces the protein MYGMILENKLKKISGDLLDYSNETVDMIKNSTGSFLKEDINLAKETIEATSEVNKKSEYIEYECLKILGLHQPVARDLRLGAAILRTSTELERINTLSAYISRYAIDAAEKSSDSYKPPHIKFMSQTVQNMLKDGVGSLLSEDIQLLKRSTKNFVALQDFYNQMFLEYGDDNSSTAAMYSILIGRNLLSMGHHIMGMDDRIAYSIIGMKVVHHKVFYNVLMK, from the coding sequence ATGTATGGGATGATACTGGAGAATAAATTAAAAAAAATAAGCGGTGATCTTTTAGATTACAGCAATGAAACAGTAGATATGATTAAAAATTCTACTGGCAGTTTCTTAAAGGAAGATATTAATTTAGCAAAAGAAACAATTGAAGCTACCAGTGAAGTAAACAAAAAGAGCGAGTATATTGAATATGAATGTTTGAAAATACTTGGATTGCATCAACCAGTTGCTAGAGATTTAAGACTGGGGGCTGCAATTTTAAGAACATCTACTGAACTTGAGAGAATAAACACTCTCTCAGCATATATATCCAGATACGCTATAGATGCAGCAGAAAAAAGTTCAGATTCATACAAACCGCCCCATATTAAATTCATGTCTCAAACAGTGCAAAACATGCTAAAAGACGGAGTTGGATCACTTTTAAGTGAGGATATACAGCTTCTAAAACGTTCAACTAAAAATTTCGTTGCTCTTCAGGATTTTTATAATCAGATGTTTTTAGAATATGGTGATGACAATTCTTCAACTGCTGCAATGTACTCAATCCTTATTGGAAGGAATCTCTTAAGTATGGGGCATCATATAATGGGGATGGATGACAGGATAGCTTACTCTATAATAGGAATGAAGGTTGTACACCATAAAGTATTCTACAATGTATTAATGAAGTAA
- a CDS encoding DUF2226 domain-containing protein, which produces MWLPSDEPKNKLCGNKLDKSYLPLSGYMRVLNENYESILFLSDDLVVGAWYLNAKSLNELYENDAMEKVKILDESKIEIYETGEKLFKTILELNEECKLSLPIRIDMFWDKIGLNTTDSREELLSKYRINEPSVIDVDNLIKDYKSKTED; this is translated from the coding sequence ATGTGGCTCCCATCAGATGAACCTAAGAATAAACTGTGCGGAAACAAACTTGATAAATCATATCTACCTTTATCAGGTTATATGAGAGTTTTAAATGAAAATTATGAGTCTATATTATTTTTAAGTGATGATCTAGTTGTAGGTGCCTGGTATCTAAATGCTAAATCTTTAAATGAACTTTATGAAAACGATGCAATGGAAAAAGTTAAAATCCTCGACGAGTCAAAAATTGAGATATATGAAACAGGTGAAAAACTGTTTAAAACTATTCTTGAATTGAATGAGGAGTGTAAATTATCATTACCTATACGTATTGATATGTTTTGGGATAAAATTGGATTAAATACCACCGATTCTCGTGAAGAACTGTTGTCTAAGTATAGGATAAATGAACCATCTGTAATTGATGTGGATAATTTAATAAAAGATTATAAGTCCAAGACGGAGGATTAA
- the phoU gene encoding phosphate signaling complex protein PhoU, whose product MERKKYPRILFRKRLKELKEDVNEIGQIAIQAHKDAIKAFNDYDKDLLDGVIKSRDKIEELSFHLERKCISIIASEQPVAMDLRFIEACIKVGSHLKRIGSLSVNIAEAAKNLKGEEIPARSMEDLNHMANLVQMMLSKGLYSFIDQNMDMARELRHDDDKVDDLFDQSLENVTSSMFQNKDSISYMIYLLFIARFLERIADRAVSLGDRTIFMITCEKPKRLELKK is encoded by the coding sequence ATGGAAAGAAAAAAATATCCTAGGATACTGTTTCGAAAAAGGCTAAAAGAGCTAAAAGAAGATGTAAATGAAATTGGACAGATAGCAATCCAGGCACATAAAGATGCAATCAAAGCTTTTAATGACTATGATAAAGATCTGTTGGATGGTGTTATTAAATCCCGTGATAAAATAGAAGAATTGAGTTTTCATTTAGAAAGGAAATGCATTAGTATCATTGCTTCAGAACAGCCTGTTGCAATGGATTTAAGATTTATTGAAGCATGTATTAAGGTTGGTAGTCACTTGAAAAGGATAGGTAGCTTATCAGTAAATATTGCTGAAGCCGCTAAAAATTTAAAAGGTGAAGAAATTCCAGCGAGGTCTATGGAAGATCTTAACCATATGGCTAACCTTGTGCAGATGATGCTCAGTAAAGGTTTATACTCATTTATCGATCAGAACATGGACATGGCAAGAGAACTGAGGCATGATGACGATAAAGTGGATGATTTATTTGATCAGTCCCTTGAGAATGTTACAAGCAGTATGTTTCAAAATAAGGATTCTATATCTTATATGATATATTTATTGTTCATTGCAAGATTCCTTGAACGAATTGCTGATCGTGCGGTAAGTCTCGGGGATAGAACAATCTTTATGATAACCTGTGAAAAACCTAAAAGACTTGAATTAAAAAAATAA
- a CDS encoding MarR family transcriptional regulator, which yields MAEVTNFQKLCFWAATIHIPNVRIDILMFKWKNEELRRELMMNTLDYLSRKRNASIEELADYTGQEYAIIAQLMHDLENKGLIKSETVFNLKNESK from the coding sequence ATGGCAGAGGTTACAAACTTTCAAAAGCTTTGCTTTTGGGCTGCCACAATACATATTCCAAATGTGAGGATTGATATTTTGATGTTCAAATGGAAAAATGAGGAGTTAAGACGCGAATTAATGATGAACACATTAGATTATCTAAGCAGAAAGCGAAACGCGTCTATTGAGGAGTTAGCTGATTATACTGGCCAGGAATATGCAATAATAGCTCAATTAATGCATGATTTGGAAAATAAAGGCCTTATAAAATCAGAAACAGTTTTTAATTTAAAGAATGAGTCAAAATAA
- a CDS encoding PRC-barrel domain-containing protein: MKVKDELIGKEVLDSKGHELGKVDDIDVDFDSDRIDSIILHEGGRIRGRDRVIPYSMIETVGERILLKKSGETEERREGIM; encoded by the coding sequence TTGAAAGTAAAAGATGAATTAATTGGAAAAGAAGTTCTAGATTCAAAAGGCCACGAACTTGGTAAAGTGGATGATATTGACGTTGATTTTGACTCCGACAGGATAGACTCTATTATTCTTCATGAAGGAGGACGCATTAGGGGGAGAGACCGAGTTATTCCTTACAGCATGATTGAAACTGTGGGCGAAAGGATACTCTTAAAAAAATCGGGAGAAACTGAAGAAAGAAGAGAAGGAATAATGTAA
- a CDS encoding roadblock/LC7 domain-containing protein codes for MGIREDVGGILNELMERAPGDVTGAALLRPDGLMIASVLPQDTDEKRLAAMGAAIVGTSQRTCDELSRGDLGEIIIEGSVGKATFSFAGTKGILAVLSPKDVNLGLVLMEVERTADKVKEVMEK; via the coding sequence ATGGGTATTCGTGAAGACGTAGGTGGAATTTTGAATGAGCTTATGGAAAGAGCTCCTGGTGATGTTACTGGTGCTGCCCTTTTAAGGCCGGATGGTTTAATGATAGCATCTGTTTTACCTCAAGACACTGATGAAAAACGTTTAGCTGCAATGGGTGCAGCAATTGTAGGTACTTCTCAAAGGACTTGTGATGAATTGAGTAGAGGAGATTTGGGCGAAATTATAATTGAAGGAAGTGTTGGGAAAGCCACATTCTCTTTTGCAGGTACTAAAGGCATTTTAGCTGTACTTTCACCTAAAGATGTGAATCTGGGTTTAGTACTCATGGAAGTAGAAAGAACAGCAGATAAAGTGAAAGAAGTAATGGAGAAATAA
- a CDS encoding GTP-binding protein, whose protein sequence is MAAGSILKVVVFGALNAGKTTFVEKLSGQDLLLKGDFDSITTSFDFVQIEQQGFLIHLFASPGHRRFSFMWNTLATGMDGAILLIDSTVGISPVDHELVKFITGYNVPYIIAANKTDICEIKDSQIREELSIPEEIPVVNTSALENQDLGNIMGSLIKNIEKKLNSLGKSNET, encoded by the coding sequence ATGGCAGCGGGATCTATCCTTAAAGTAGTTGTATTTGGTGCTCTTAATGCAGGGAAAACCACATTTGTCGAAAAGTTAAGCGGGCAAGATCTGCTTCTTAAAGGAGACTTTGATAGCATTACAACCAGCTTTGATTTTGTCCAGATTGAGCAGCAGGGGTTCTTAATACATCTATTTGCAAGTCCTGGACATAGAAGATTTTCTTTTATGTGGAATACTCTTGCTACTGGAATGGATGGAGCTATACTTCTAATTGACTCTACTGTAGGGATATCACCCGTTGACCATGAACTTGTAAAGTTTATAACTGGCTACAATGTACCATATATAATTGCCGCCAATAAAACTGATATCTGTGAAATTAAAGACTCTCAAATTCGGGAAGAACTTAGTATACCTGAGGAAATCCCAGTAGTTAACACATCAGCACTTGAAAATCAAGATCTTGGAAATATAATGGGCAGTCTTATAAAAAATATTGAAAAAAAATTAAATAGTTTGGGTAAATCCAATGAAACTTGA
- a CDS encoding roadblock/LC7 domain-containing protein, with protein MKLETNFEKALISINRITGVKDSILAGLDGIPVSKLDENTSILSATTAAALGAVREMIRSISYGNLEKLIVETDSGKIVIEEFGNKHVIIVLTENNANIGMIRVTLKKVVRECMDN; from the coding sequence ATGAAACTTGAAACAAATTTTGAAAAAGCTTTAATTTCTATAAATAGGATAACTGGAGTAAAAGACTCTATTTTAGCAGGGTTAGATGGTATTCCTGTGAGTAAATTAGATGAAAATACTTCTATTTTGAGCGCTACAACTGCTGCAGCACTTGGCGCAGTTAGAGAAATGATTAGAAGCATTAGTTATGGTAATTTAGAGAAATTAATTGTTGAAACAGATTCGGGAAAGATTGTCATAGAAGAATTTGGGAACAAGCATGTTATAATAGTATTAACAGAAAATAATGCTAATATTGGAATGATCAGGGTAACTCTTAAAAAAGTAGTTAGAGAGTGTATGGATAATTAA
- a CDS encoding roadblock/LC7 domain-containing protein has protein sequence MRPISEQICEVLEDMQERADIKESYVIRKDGLIFTSSNPHVKNQRIAAMSASLLEIGKKTLEDVGNDDLKRLLITGDKIQIIIMGFSSVALVCSMNSNTNTGMVFLRMKKAVEEIYDIMREAYGSDAI, from the coding sequence ATGAGGCCAATTTCAGAGCAAATATGTGAAGTTCTTGAGGATATGCAGGAGCGTGCCGATATCAAGGAGTCCTACGTTATCCGGAAGGACGGACTGATATTTACTTCAAGTAACCCCCATGTTAAAAACCAGAGAATAGCTGCAATGTCCGCATCTTTACTGGAAATTGGTAAAAAAACCCTTGAAGATGTAGGTAACGATGATTTAAAACGTCTTTTGATAACTGGAGATAAAATACAGATAATTATTATGGGTTTCTCATCTGTAGCTTTGGTATGTTCCATGAATTCAAATACTAATACGGGTATGGTTTTTTTAAGGATGAAAAAAGCAGTAGAAGAAATATATGATATAATGCGGGAAGCTTACGGATCTGATGCAATATAA
- a CDS encoding fumarate hydratase: MITQSTIEDTIFNLFKEAVIKLPDDVKKALEEAYKNEDDEIACLNLKAILDNIEAAEELDVPMCQDTGLPIIFVKLGKVEVENLYEGIRNGVKRATKEIPLRPNVVNPLTRENTSTNTGNLIPQIDIELIDEEKIEFTVFPKGIGSENNNALKMALPGEGIEGIKKFVLDTVIAAGGKPCPPIIVGVGVGGLSDMAMKLAKKALLGKVGERNPDKMIAELEEDLLRQINETGIGPMGLGGKTTALDVKILTADTHTAGLPIGICIQCWAGRHAEAVLRP; the protein is encoded by the coding sequence ATGATTACTCAAAGTACTATAGAAGATACAATATTTAACTTATTCAAAGAGGCCGTAATCAAGTTGCCCGATGATGTCAAGAAAGCGCTTGAAGAGGCATATAAAAATGAAGATGATGAGATTGCATGTCTAAATCTTAAAGCTATACTCGATAATATTGAAGCTGCTGAAGAACTTGACGTTCCAATGTGTCAAGATACAGGTCTCCCAATTATTTTTGTTAAACTTGGTAAAGTAGAAGTTGAAAACCTCTATGAAGGCATAAGAAATGGGGTCAAAAGGGCCACTAAAGAAATACCACTACGGCCAAACGTGGTAAATCCACTAACAAGAGAAAATACAAGTACAAATACAGGCAATTTGATTCCTCAAATAGATATAGAACTTATTGATGAAGAAAAAATCGAATTTACAGTTTTTCCAAAGGGTATTGGATCAGAAAACAACAACGCCCTCAAAATGGCTTTGCCAGGAGAAGGTATCGAAGGCATTAAAAAGTTCGTTCTGGATACAGTAATTGCTGCCGGTGGAAAACCATGCCCTCCAATAATTGTGGGAGTTGGAGTGGGAGGACTATCGGATATGGCCATGAAACTTGCAAAAAAAGCGCTGCTTGGAAAAGTTGGAGAGCGGAATCCAGACAAGATGATTGCAGAACTGGAAGAGGATCTTTTACGCCAGATAAACGAAACTGGAATTGGTCCAATGGGGCTCGGAGGTAAAACAACAGCACTCGATGTGAAAATTTTAACTGCAGATACCCATACTGCAGGACTTCCAATAGGAATATGTATTCAATGCTGGGCAGGAAGGCATGCAGAAGCTGTTTTACGGCCTTAA
- a CDS encoding acyltransferase family protein has protein sequence MDESKHYIQIDIIKGLAIIAVITLHVLPGNLAKIPLSIFTIEQAVPIFLVVMGLNAAMSFKRRGYITLSQIYNTNYIKSRFKRLLYPFIVIFILSAILGLLFKGDLYIGFLSILGYLPLSGPGNYFVSIIFQFVFVFPILYCLYKKNPKFTLVLSFVLTFVFEILANQIPVLENNSYLYRACILRYLFIIALGVWTLDNFDINSLKTVFKRKFIIMGLIVSVVYMISISVFNWNFIHFQSAWQPRNVLSFFYPLTICLVGLRYLPLVSEKISGLLGFIGRASYHIFLVQIIVFGSGLSMASIIEEFGLQHIYGITSLISNIIILTIVGSLFFILEIKFKEYISKKIIQKPTFDISKIFH, from the coding sequence TTGGATGAAAGCAAGCATTACATTCAAATAGATATTATAAAAGGACTTGCAATAATCGCAGTTATAACTTTACATGTATTACCTGGAAACTTAGCTAAAATTCCACTATCTATTTTCACTATAGAACAAGCAGTACCAATATTTCTTGTTGTTATGGGTTTAAATGCAGCAATGTCCTTTAAAAGAAGGGGATATATAACTTTAAGTCAAATATATAATACGAACTATATTAAAAGTCGTTTTAAAAGATTACTCTATCCCTTCATTGTTATTTTCATATTGTCTGCAATTTTAGGTCTTTTATTTAAGGGAGATCTTTACATAGGATTTTTAAGCATTTTAGGTTATTTACCATTATCTGGGCCGGGTAATTATTTTGTATCCATTATATTCCAGTTTGTTTTTGTTTTTCCTATATTATATTGCTTATACAAGAAAAATCCCAAATTTACTTTAGTCTTAAGCTTTGTATTAACCTTTGTTTTTGAGATATTAGCCAATCAAATTCCGGTTTTAGAAAATAATTCATATCTTTATAGAGCGTGTATCTTAAGGTATTTATTTATAATAGCATTGGGTGTTTGGACCTTAGATAACTTTGATATTAACAGTTTAAAGACGGTGTTTAAAAGAAAATTTATAATAATGGGGCTAATTGTAAGTGTTGTTTATATGATATCAATTTCGGTTTTTAATTGGAATTTTATACACTTCCAGTCTGCATGGCAACCTCGTAATGTTCTATCCTTTTTTTACCCATTAACTATATGTTTAGTCGGCTTGAGATATTTACCATTAGTTTCAGAAAAAATTTCTGGTTTATTGGGGTTCATTGGCAGAGCTTCTTACCACATTTTTTTAGTGCAGATAATAGTTTTTGGTTCAGGACTTTCAATGGCTTCAATTATTGAAGAATTTGGATTACAGCATATTTATGGAATAACCTCTTTAATTAGTAATATAATTATCCTGACTATAGTAGGTTCTTTATTTTTCATTCTGGAAATAAAATTCAAAGAATACATTTCTAAAAAAATAATTCAAAAACCCACATTTGATATTTCTAAGATATTTCATTGA
- a CDS encoding MEDS domain-containing protein: MKDQLRKSGIELIGEVPWGTHFCQFYQTKENLIDILIPYFQAGLENNEFCMWVTSQPLTTEEAEEALKNAVPYADSYLKKGQIEIISYKDWYLKEDAFDSNRILNGWAKKLNHALKNGYDGLRLSGNTFWLEKEDWNEFSQYEEEINDVFGKSNVLAICTYSLDKCNADDVIDVVNNHQFALTELEGEWALM, from the coding sequence ATGAAAGACCAATTAAGGAAGTCAGGTATTGAACTTATTGGAGAAGTACCGTGGGGTACACATTTTTGTCAATTTTATCAAACTAAAGAAAATTTAATAGATATATTGATCCCTTATTTTCAAGCAGGGCTTGAAAATAATGAGTTCTGCATGTGGGTTACCTCACAACCCTTAACTACAGAAGAGGCTGAAGAAGCATTAAAAAATGCTGTTCCTTATGCAGATAGTTATCTCAAAAAGGGGCAAATTGAAATTATCTCCTACAAAGACTGGTATCTTAAGGAGGATGCCTTTGATTCAAATAGAATCTTAAATGGATGGGCCAAAAAATTGAATCATGCTTTAAAAAATGGCTATGATGGTTTAAGGCTAAGTGGAAATACGTTCTGGCTTGAAAAAGAAGATTGGAATGAATTCAGCCAGTATGAAGAAGAAATAAATGATGTATTTGGTAAATCCAATGTACTTGCCATTTGTACATATTCCCTTGATAAATGTAATGCAGATGATGTAATCGACGTAGTTAACAATCACCAGTTCGCCCTAACCGAGCTTGAAGGTGAATGGGCACTTATGTAA
- a CDS encoding 4Fe-4S dicluster domain-containing protein produces the protein MRELISRPELCEDCSKCERECPQNAIRVIEGVAIHCLHCAPDRAPCLNICPEDAIEEIDGAIVVDEDACIGCGLCKTACPIGAIYINEEGIAKKCNLCIDQETPRCVLTCPTGGLKEDSSEMILDKREKVAKELERLRMIMRY, from the coding sequence ATGAGAGAATTAATTTCACGACCAGAACTCTGCGAAGACTGCTCAAAATGTGAAAGGGAATGCCCTCAAAATGCAATAAGAGTTATAGAAGGAGTTGCAATCCACTGTTTACACTGTGCGCCAGATCGGGCCCCTTGTTTAAACATATGCCCTGAAGATGCCATAGAAGAAATAGACGGTGCAATTGTAGTTGATGAAGACGCATGTATAGGATGCGGCCTCTGTAAAACTGCCTGCCCTATTGGAGCCATCTACATAAATGAAGAAGGTATTGCAAAGAAATGTAACCTGTGTATTGATCAGGAAACACCTCGCTGTGTACTCACATGCCCAACCGGCGGTCTGAAAGAAGATTCATCAGAAATGATATTAGATAAGCGTGAAAAAGTCGCTAAGGAACTTGAAAGACTTAGGATGATCATGAGGTACTGA